DNA sequence from the Pedobacter schmidteae genome:
CGCCAAATATACGCTGTCCGGCGTTGTAAGCTTCCAAAACTGCGTCGGCTTCCTGGTATTTGGATACGGCAATTAATTTGACGGATATAGGATCTAATTCGTTTTTATATTTTAATAAGTTATCTGCTATACTCATTTATCAGTATTTTTGGTAAAATTAACAACCTTAGCCAAATTTGTCTAAGAAATAATGATGTTTTAACATAATGAAGAACTTTCTTTATATAGCGATTGTCTTTTTTTCTCTTTCAGGATGTAAACCGGGGATACCAGCCGATCTGATACAGCCCGAGGAGATGGCCAGGGTATTGCACGATATTCATGTGGCAGACAGTTACCTGGGTATGACATCGCGTCCCGATTCTGTTAAAATAAAGGCTGCAGAATATTATAAAGGGATATATAAAAAATATGAGATTGATTCGGCACTGTATAACCGTAGCATGGCTTACTATTATAAGGAACCGAAAATATTAAATGATATTTATGTAAAAGTGGTTGCCGAGCTGACCAAAGAAAAGGATGCAGTGGTGAAGGCCGATTCAATTTTTAACGCCAATGAGGTTGCGAAATTACAATTTAAGGCGATAAGAGATTCGACCCGAAAGGCCGATTCAACTTTCTGGGCTAATTTTCTGCTAAAGCCTTCGGCTCGTTTAAAGGCATTGGGTATAAAAGATACCGCATTGTTGAAAGACACAGTGAAAAAGAATATTGATGTGATCAAATTAAAAATGGACTACAAGGGTCCGAAAGATTTAAAATAAGTATGTTATATCCAGAGAATTGTTTGGAGCGTTTGGGGTTTAATGAGGTAAGGCAACTTATTTATAAACACTGCTTAAGTCCGATGGGACAACAAATGGTTGGTAAAATGCAGGTGATGACCAAGTTTGACCAGATCAATAAGTTCCTGAGGCAAACGCATGAATTTAAAAGTATCCTCGAAAATCAGGAACCTTTACAGATCAGTACCTTTTTTGACATTAAGAGCCTGGCCGAGAAAATAAGGGTAGAAGGAACTTACCTGGTGGAAGAGGAACTGCACCAGATGTATGCCTCTTTGCAGACCGTATTTTCGGTTTTGCGCTTTTTTGAAGAACGTGAAGGAATATACCCTAACCTGGAAGCGCTGTTTGAGCACCTGCCGGTAGAAAAAAATATCCTTAAAAAGATTGAAACGGTTTTAGATCCTAAAGGAAAAATCAAGCCAAATGCGTCGCCAGCCCTGCAGGAAATTATTGGCGACATTGCCAAAACGGAGCAGGATGTGCGCAAAAGGATGGATTCCATTTATAAAACAGCGGTTGGCAACAACTGGGTGGCTGATGGCAGTTTAACCATCCGTGATGGCAGGATGTGTATTCCGGTACTGGCCGAGAATAAGCGGAAATTAAGAGGCTTTATTCATGATGAATCGGCCAGCGGCCAAACGGTATACATCGAACCTGAGGAGGTTTTTACCTTAAACAATAAGCTGCGCGACCTGGAGTTTGATAAGCGAAGGGAAATCATCAGGATACTGATTGCACTTACTAATGATTTAAGGCCATATACGCCATTGTTGCTTTCTTATCATGGCTTCCTGACCAAGCTTGATTTTGTGCGGGCAAAGGCCTTGTTTGCCATTGATGTAGAAGCCGATATGCCTGTATTGATTACGGGTGCAAAAACCAGGTTAGTGAATGCCAGACATCCATTGCTGTATTTATCTTTTAAAGAAGATAAAAAAACGGTTGTTCCTTTAAACATCCACATCAATGATGAATTGAGGATTGTATTGGTTTCGGGACCTAATGCCGGAGGTAAATCGGTTTGTATGAAAACTGTTGGCTTGTTACAGCTGATGGTACAATCGGGCTTGCTGATTCCTGTTCATGAATCGAGTGAGGTAGGGATATTTGACAATATATTTGCCGACATCGGTGACGACCAGTCGATAGAAAGTGATTTGAGTACTTACAGTGCCCATTTAACCAAAATGAGGTATTTTGTAGCGCATGCTACACCAAAATCGCTGGTATTGATTGATGAGTTTGGTACTGGTACTGATCCGCAGTTTGGCGGGCCTATGGCCGAAGCGGTACTGGAGGTGTTAAATAATAAAAAAGTACGAGGGGTAATCACCACGCACTATTCTAACCTGAAACTTTTTGCAGGCAATACTCCGGGACTGGAAAATGCTTCGATGTTGTTTGATAACGATAAAATGAAGCCGCTATATGTGTTGGAAATTGGTAAACCGGGAAGCTCTTATGCCTTTGAAATTGCGCAGAACATTGGCTTGCAAAAAGAGGTGTTAGAGCTGGCCAAAGCAAAAACAGGTACCAATCAGAACCGCATAGACAGCTTGCTGGTTGACCTGGAAAGAGAGAAAAAGCAGATTTACGATACCAAATTACATTTATCTAATCAGCAAAACAAAGTAAAAAATCTGGTGGCCGAGAATGAGAAGCTGGCCGCATTTTTAGATGAAAACAGAAGGGTACTGATTAAAGAGGCCAAACTGGAAGCGCAAACTATCATTAAGAATGCAAATAAGCTGGTAGAAAATACCATCGCCGAGATTAAGGAGAAGCAGGCCGATAAGGTGGCGACAAAGGAATTGCGGCAAAATCTGCAAAAGGTATTGGTGCAGCATCAGGTGAAGGAAGAGAAAAAGCCGGAAGTAGTACAGCCTTTAAATACGCCTGTTGAAGTGGGCGATTGGGTGCAGCTTAAAGATAGTGAAACCACAGGACAGGTATTAGAAATAAACAGGGACAACCTGGTGGTGGCATTGGGCGATCTGCGCTCTGTACTGAAGAAGAATCGGGTAATTAAAATCAGCAATAAGCAGGCAAAAAAAGCAGCTCAGAGTAATTCTTATACCGGGAGTATTTCGGAAGCGATCAGTAGCTTTAATGCCGAACTGGATTTGAGGGGAATGCGTGGAGAGAATGCCATTCATGAGGTAGAAAAGTATCTGGATAAATCGATTATGCTCGGTTTTCCGGTGGTGAAACTGATTCATGGCAAGGGCGATGGTATTTTGAGAAAAATGATCAGGGAATACCTTAAAAAGTACAGCCAGGTAAACCGGGTAGAGGATGAACATGCCGATAGGGGCGGCGATGGCATTACCTATGTTTATTTTAATTAAACATATTTAAAATCAGTGTGTTATATTTATGGCGAAGCTTTGAATAGCTTTGTTATACCTAAAACATACGATGATGAAGACTTTAGCCATTGCTATATTTGCATTTTTAACTTCCTTTTATGCCTGTACAAAAAATAAATCAGCTGCAAAGGAAGAAGAAACGTTACCCGATGTGGAACTAAAGACCAGAACGGTAAGCTCAGGCCTTTCGCATGTATGGGAAATGGTTTATGGACCTGACCAACAATTGTGGATTACCGACCGGGGTGGTAAAATCAGTCGTGTAAATCCGCAGACTGGTGCCGTTACTTTGCTGTTAAACGTGCCCGACGTGGTGCCAAAAGGCGAAGGTGGTTTATTGGGTATGGCCATTAACCCGCAGTTTAGTACCAATCCCTGGGTGTATGTGGTATACAATTACAATGCCGGGGGCGACTATAAAGAAAAAGTAGTACGCTACACTTATTCGGGTGGTACGTTAAATTCGGCGTTCACCATTCTGGATATGATACCGGCTGCAGGCATTCACAATGGATCGAGGTTACTGATTAGTTCCGACCAGAAATTATTTATCACCACCGGGGATGCCAGTGAGGCAGCTAATGCACAAAATACAGCTTCGCTATCGGGTAAAATATTGCGCCTGAATATGGATGGTAGTATTCCGGCCGATAATCCTATGCCAAATAACAGGATATGGAGTTTTGGCCATCGCAATCCGCAGGGTTTGGTACAGGTGGGTGGTAAAATGTATGCATCGGAACATGGGCCGAATAATGACGATGAAGTAAACCTGATTTTGAAAGGACGAAATTATGGCTGGCCTAATGTAGAGGGCTTTTGCGATAAATCATCCGAGCAGAGCTTTTGTACGGCAAATAATGTGGTTGAGCCTTTGATGGCCTGGACACCAACCATAGCCACATCCGGATTGACTTATTACAATTCGGATCTGATACCGCAGTTTAAAAACTCTTTGTTGTTGCTCAGTTTAAAAGGATCTAAGTTTACACAGCTGAAGCTAAATGATGCTGGAGATAAAATCACAGGTAGTAAAGATTTTTTTGTGAATCAATATGGCCGCTTAAGGGCCATTTGCCAATCGCCGGATGGCAAAATATACATTGGTAGCAGTAATGGTGATAAGGATAAGATTATAGAAATATCCAAATAAGTTGGTCTGTACGCCGGATATAGTATAATTTAGTAGCAAAATCAAATTATATGATCAATAAAGTTGTTTCGGGTGCCGAAGAAGCGATTAAAGACATTGCCGATGGCAATACTTTGATGCTTGGCGGTTTCGGTTTATGTGGAATTCCTGAGAATTGTATCACCGCATTGGTGAAAAAAGGCGTGAAAGAATTGACCTGTATTTCTAATAATGCCGGTGTTGATGATTTCGGAATTGGACTGATGCTACAACAGCGTCAGGTAAAAAAGATGGTTTCTTCCTATGTTGGCGAAAATGCTGAGTTTGAGCGCCAGTTGTTGAGCGGAGAACTGGAAGTGGAGCTGATTCCGCAGGGAACGCTGGCTACGCGTTGTATGGCGGCCGGCTATGGTATGCCTGCTATATTTACACCTGCCGGTGTAGGTACCGAAGTTGCCGAGGGGAAAGAAGTAAGAAACTTTAACGGAAAAGACTATCTGATGGAGTATGCTTTTGATGCCGATTTTGCGATTGTAAAAGCCTGGAAAGGTGATACGGCAGGAAATCTGATCTACAGGTCTACCAGCCGGAACTTTAATCCGGTGATGGCTATGGCAGGTAAAATAACCATTGCCGAGGTAGAAGAACTGGTGGAGGCCGGAGAACTTGATCCGGATCAGATTCATACACCAGGCGTATTTGTTCACCGTATTTTTAAGGGAACGGATTACGAAAAGAGAATTGAACAACGTACGGTAAGAACCAAAGGATAATCCTATAAAATATTTATATGCTGGATAAAAACGGAATTGCACAACGCATTGCAAGAGAAATACGCGATGGATATTATGTAAATTTAGGCATTGGCATCCCTACATTGGTGGCCAATTATATTCCCGAAGGAATAAATGTAGTACTGCAGTCGGAAAACGGCTTGCTGGGCATGGGACCTTTTCCTTTTGAAGGAGAAGAGGATGCAGATTTGATCAATGCCGGCAAACAGACCATTACCACTTTGCCAGGGTCTTCAATTTTTGATTCGGCACTGAGCTTTGGTATGATCAGAAGTCAGAAAATAGATCTGACAATTTTGGGTGCTATGGAGGTATCGGAGAATGGTGATATTGCCAACTGGAAAATACCCGGCAAAATGGTTAAAGGTATGGGAGGGGCTATGGACCTGGTTGCTTCGGCAAAAAATATCATTGTAGCTATGCAACACGTAAATAAGGCTGGCGAAAGTAAGTTGCTGCCGAAGTGTACTTTGCCCCTGACAGGTGTAAATTGCATCAAAAAAATTGTAACTGAACTGGCTGTACTGGATGTTTTGCCTGAAGGCGGCTTTAAACTGATAGAACGTGCCCCTGGTGTAAGCGTCGATTTCATCAGACAGGCTACCCTTGGTAAGCTGTTTGCTGACGATAATGTGCCTGAAATGGTATTTTAGTTATAAAAAAAGGAGCTTTAAAGCTCCTTTTTTATTTAGTTATTTCTGCAGTACTTCTGTTTCAGGTCTT
Encoded proteins:
- a CDS encoding DUF4296 domain-containing protein, with translation MKNFLYIAIVFFSLSGCKPGIPADLIQPEEMARVLHDIHVADSYLGMTSRPDSVKIKAAEYYKGIYKKYEIDSALYNRSMAYYYKEPKILNDIYVKVVAELTKEKDAVVKADSIFNANEVAKLQFKAIRDSTRKADSTFWANFLLKPSARLKALGIKDTALLKDTVKKNIDVIKLKMDYKGPKDLK
- a CDS encoding sorbosone dehydrogenase family protein, which gives rise to MMKTLAIAIFAFLTSFYACTKNKSAAKEEETLPDVELKTRTVSSGLSHVWEMVYGPDQQLWITDRGGKISRVNPQTGAVTLLLNVPDVVPKGEGGLLGMAINPQFSTNPWVYVVYNYNAGGDYKEKVVRYTYSGGTLNSAFTILDMIPAAGIHNGSRLLISSDQKLFITTGDASEAANAQNTASLSGKILRLNMDGSIPADNPMPNNRIWSFGHRNPQGLVQVGGKMYASEHGPNNDDEVNLILKGRNYGWPNVEGFCDKSSEQSFCTANNVVEPLMAWTPTIATSGLTYYNSDLIPQFKNSLLLLSLKGSKFTQLKLNDAGDKITGSKDFFVNQYGRLRAICQSPDGKIYIGSSNGDKDKIIEISK
- a CDS encoding CoA transferase subunit B, producing the protein MLDKNGIAQRIAREIRDGYYVNLGIGIPTLVANYIPEGINVVLQSENGLLGMGPFPFEGEEDADLINAGKQTITTLPGSSIFDSALSFGMIRSQKIDLTILGAMEVSENGDIANWKIPGKMVKGMGGAMDLVASAKNIIVAMQHVNKAGESKLLPKCTLPLTGVNCIKKIVTELAVLDVLPEGGFKLIERAPGVSVDFIRQATLGKLFADDNVPEMVF
- a CDS encoding endonuclease MutS2; this encodes MLYPENCLERLGFNEVRQLIYKHCLSPMGQQMVGKMQVMTKFDQINKFLRQTHEFKSILENQEPLQISTFFDIKSLAEKIRVEGTYLVEEELHQMYASLQTVFSVLRFFEEREGIYPNLEALFEHLPVEKNILKKIETVLDPKGKIKPNASPALQEIIGDIAKTEQDVRKRMDSIYKTAVGNNWVADGSLTIRDGRMCIPVLAENKRKLRGFIHDESASGQTVYIEPEEVFTLNNKLRDLEFDKRREIIRILIALTNDLRPYTPLLLSYHGFLTKLDFVRAKALFAIDVEADMPVLITGAKTRLVNARHPLLYLSFKEDKKTVVPLNIHINDELRIVLVSGPNAGGKSVCMKTVGLLQLMVQSGLLIPVHESSEVGIFDNIFADIGDDQSIESDLSTYSAHLTKMRYFVAHATPKSLVLIDEFGTGTDPQFGGPMAEAVLEVLNNKKVRGVITTHYSNLKLFAGNTPGLENASMLFDNDKMKPLYVLEIGKPGSSYAFEIAQNIGLQKEVLELAKAKTGTNQNRIDSLLVDLEREKKQIYDTKLHLSNQQNKVKNLVAENEKLAAFLDENRRVLIKEAKLEAQTIIKNANKLVENTIAEIKEKQADKVATKELRQNLQKVLVQHQVKEEKKPEVVQPLNTPVEVGDWVQLKDSETTGQVLEINRDNLVVALGDLRSVLKKNRVIKISNKQAKKAAQSNSYTGSISEAISSFNAELDLRGMRGENAIHEVEKYLDKSIMLGFPVVKLIHGKGDGILRKMIREYLKKYSQVNRVEDEHADRGGDGITYVYFN
- a CDS encoding CoA transferase subunit A, producing MINKVVSGAEEAIKDIADGNTLMLGGFGLCGIPENCITALVKKGVKELTCISNNAGVDDFGIGLMLQQRQVKKMVSSYVGENAEFERQLLSGELEVELIPQGTLATRCMAAGYGMPAIFTPAGVGTEVAEGKEVRNFNGKDYLMEYAFDADFAIVKAWKGDTAGNLIYRSTSRNFNPVMAMAGKITIAEVEELVEAGELDPDQIHTPGVFVHRIFKGTDYEKRIEQRTVRTKG